One segment of Stenotrophomonas sp. SAU14A_NAIMI4_8 DNA contains the following:
- a CDS encoding non-ribosomal peptide synthetase gives MNAAALATAVALTEAQTGLWYAQRLAPQSPAFNTAHAVWIDGALDVPRFLAAADQAAVEAQAFALRFTQSAQGEPLQWHDPAHVPGVQLQDVSGAADPAAAARAAMQRDRLTAVDPTRDRLSRQVLFQLGPQRWVWYLRVHHLGTDGYGMALFSNRVCALYAGRGGDPLPSLDAVLADDAAYRDHTRREQAGQWWHAQLQGAPAGTGLAGTAAASDDALRWVQPLDSSFRERLLQTAAAWLQPWPDVLTALTAEYLRRMGAADEVVLGIPYMGRLGNASARVPAMVMNVLPLRVAAAEGSVESHCRALGRQLSQGRKHGRYRGEQLRRDLGLVGAQQRLHGPLVNVQPFYRPLAVPGVQATLEVLCTGPVDDLTLGFRGDGQQMLDLEIEANPALYGAQDLQAHAQRLLHFVSAALQADDIGDVPLATPEETQQLVHGFNATDHPLPHTTLAELLRQGMDRDPQAPALVLGAQTLDHATLEARSFALAAQLRARGAGPGTRVAVALPRSLDLVIAMVAVLRAGAAYLPLDLDHPDERLARILVSAKPLCVLGEADIAPRLAGVPVLAPTQWTDVSFAAPWPGPDAHDAAYVIYTSGSTGEPKGVVIEHRAIVNRLLWMREHYGFSADDRVLQKTPATFDVSVWEFFLPLLCGATLVLAPPQTHRDPAALARLIRAHGISTAHFVPSMLDAFLAAPDTQGLQLRRVFTSGEALDASLRDRFHARVQAQLHNLYGPTEAAVDVSYWPASADDASRPVPIGFPVWNTRLYVLDAALRPQPVGVPGDLYLGGVQLARGYLGRDDLTADRFLADPFLPGERIYRTGDVARWRPDGGVEYLGRSDHQVKLRGLRIELGEIEAALRELPGMQRVEVLLRHDAPAEPRLVAYVPAGLDDAAALRSHLAARVPDYMVPSLFVGVEQWPVTANGKLDRAALPAPAQVVATGLAPRTPLEQELAQLFAQALGRDAPVPVDADFFSLGGDSLSAVHLLLAIEQRWRCELGLGALFAQPTVAGLATRLAEPPANADHALGPVIALAAAEGEPAPAPLFVLHPAGGIAWNYRTLARALQPARPVYGLQSPALDPAQPLPGSIDAMANDYVQRVVALQPRGPVHLLGWSVGGILAQAMAVRLHDIGREVGELVLLDAYPAECWRAEPEPDPIAALRALLAIAGHDPDAHPELDSREAILAFLRQGGSALGSLPDVVLEGVVRAVTGTNRLIRAHHHRPYVGTLVHVRAGRDHVARPQLQSALWQAHALDVQALELPFLHAELTGRDAVAQLAPWLSARLQHWDEQQEIATCS, from the coding sequence ATGAACGCGGCAGCGCTGGCCACGGCCGTTGCCCTGACCGAAGCGCAGACCGGGCTGTGGTACGCGCAGCGGCTGGCTCCGCAGAGCCCCGCGTTCAATACCGCACATGCGGTATGGATCGACGGCGCGCTGGATGTTCCGCGCTTTCTGGCGGCGGCCGACCAGGCGGCGGTGGAGGCGCAGGCGTTCGCGCTGCGCTTCACCCAGAGCGCGCAGGGCGAGCCGCTGCAATGGCACGATCCGGCGCATGTGCCGGGCGTGCAGCTGCAGGATGTCTCCGGCGCGGCCGATCCGGCGGCGGCGGCGCGCGCGGCGATGCAGCGCGACCGGCTGACGGCGGTGGATCCCACCCGCGATCGGCTGTCACGCCAGGTGCTGTTCCAACTGGGCCCGCAGCGCTGGGTCTGGTACCTGCGCGTGCACCATCTGGGCACCGATGGCTACGGCATGGCCTTGTTCAGCAATCGCGTCTGCGCGCTGTACGCCGGCCGCGGCGGCGATCCGTTGCCGTCGTTGGATGCCGTGTTGGCCGACGATGCCGCATACCGTGACCACACTCGCCGCGAGCAGGCCGGGCAGTGGTGGCATGCGCAGCTGCAGGGGGCGCCGGCGGGCACCGGCCTGGCGGGCACCGCGGCGGCCAGCGACGATGCGCTGCGCTGGGTGCAGCCACTGGACAGCAGCTTCCGTGAGCGCCTGCTGCAGACTGCTGCGGCGTGGCTGCAGCCATGGCCGGATGTGCTGACCGCGCTCACCGCCGAGTATCTGCGGCGCATGGGCGCGGCCGACGAAGTGGTGCTGGGCATTCCCTACATGGGGCGGCTGGGCAACGCCTCGGCACGCGTGCCGGCGATGGTGATGAACGTGCTGCCGCTGCGCGTTGCCGCCGCCGAAGGCAGCGTGGAATCGCACTGTCGCGCGCTGGGCCGTCAGCTCAGCCAGGGCCGCAAGCATGGCCGTTATCGGGGTGAACAGCTGCGCCGCGACCTGGGCCTGGTGGGGGCGCAGCAGCGGCTGCATGGGCCGCTGGTGAACGTGCAGCCGTTCTACCGCCCGCTGGCGGTGCCTGGTGTGCAGGCCACCCTGGAGGTGCTGTGCACCGGCCCGGTGGATGATCTGACCCTGGGCTTCCGTGGCGACGGCCAGCAGATGCTGGATCTTGAGATCGAAGCCAATCCCGCGCTGTACGGCGCGCAGGACCTGCAGGCGCATGCGCAGCGCCTGCTGCATTTCGTGTCGGCGGCCCTGCAGGCCGACGACATCGGCGATGTGCCACTGGCCACGCCCGAAGAAACACAGCAGCTGGTGCATGGCTTCAACGCCACCGACCACCCGCTGCCACACACCACCCTGGCCGAGCTGCTGCGGCAAGGTATGGATCGCGACCCGCAAGCCCCCGCGCTGGTGCTGGGCGCGCAGACGCTGGACCACGCCACCCTGGAAGCACGCAGCTTCGCGTTGGCCGCGCAGTTGCGCGCGCGGGGCGCCGGCCCGGGCACGCGGGTGGCGGTGGCCTTGCCGCGTTCGCTGGACCTGGTGATCGCGATGGTGGCCGTGCTGCGCGCAGGCGCCGCCTACCTGCCGCTGGATCTGGACCATCCGGATGAGCGCCTGGCGCGCATCCTGGTCTCGGCAAAGCCGCTGTGCGTGTTGGGCGAAGCGGACATCGCGCCGCGCCTGGCGGGTGTACCGGTACTGGCACCCACGCAGTGGACCGATGTCAGCTTCGCCGCGCCATGGCCGGGGCCCGACGCGCACGATGCGGCCTATGTGATCTACACCTCCGGCTCGACCGGCGAGCCCAAGGGCGTGGTCATCGAGCATCGCGCCATCGTCAACCGCCTGCTGTGGATGCGCGAGCACTACGGCTTCAGCGCCGATGACCGCGTGCTGCAGAAGACACCGGCCACCTTCGACGTGTCGGTCTGGGAATTCTTCCTGCCGCTGCTGTGCGGGGCGACCCTGGTGCTGGCCCCGCCGCAGACGCATCGTGATCCTGCCGCGCTGGCGCGGTTGATCCGTGCGCATGGCATCAGCACCGCGCACTTCGTGCCGTCCATGCTCGATGCGTTCCTGGCCGCGCCGGATACGCAGGGCCTGCAGCTGCGCCGCGTGTTCACCAGTGGCGAAGCGCTGGATGCCTCGCTGCGCGACCGCTTCCATGCGCGCGTGCAGGCACAGTTGCACAATCTGTACGGGCCGACCGAAGCTGCAGTGGATGTGAGCTATTGGCCTGCATCGGCGGACGATGCGTCGCGCCCGGTGCCGATCGGCTTCCCGGTCTGGAACACGCGCCTGTACGTGCTCGATGCCGCGCTGCGGCCGCAGCCGGTGGGGGTGCCGGGCGATCTGTACCTGGGCGGCGTGCAACTGGCACGCGGCTATCTGGGCCGCGACGACCTGACCGCCGACCGCTTCCTGGCCGATCCGTTCCTGCCCGGCGAGCGCATCTACCGCACCGGCGACGTGGCGCGCTGGCGCCCGGATGGCGGGGTCGAGTACCTCGGCCGCAGCGACCACCAGGTGAAGCTGCGCGGGCTGCGCATCGAACTGGGCGAGATCGAGGCGGCGCTGCGCGAACTGCCCGGCATGCAGCGGGTGGAAGTACTGCTGCGCCACGATGCGCCGGCCGAGCCGCGGCTGGTGGCCTATGTGCCTGCTGGCCTGGACGATGCGGCCGCGCTGCGCAGCCATCTGGCCGCGCGCGTGCCCGACTACATGGTGCCGTCGCTGTTCGTGGGGGTGGAACAGTGGCCGGTCACCGCCAATGGCAAGCTGGACCGCGCGGCGTTGCCCGCACCTGCGCAGGTGGTAGCTACCGGCCTGGCGCCGCGCACGCCGCTGGAACAGGAGCTGGCGCAGCTGTTCGCGCAGGCGCTGGGGCGCGATGCGCCGGTGCCGGTGGACGCGGACTTCTTCAGCCTGGGCGGCGACTCGTTGTCGGCGGTGCATCTGTTGCTGGCCATCGAACAGCGCTGGCGCTGCGAGCTGGGCCTGGGTGCGCTGTTCGCCCAGCCCACGGTGGCCGGGCTGGCCACGCGACTGGCCGAACCGCCGGCCAACGCCGACCATGCGCTGGGGCCGGTGATCGCACTGGCAGCGGCGGAGGGCGAACCTGCGCCTGCACCGCTGTTCGTGCTGCACCCGGCTGGTGGCATCGCCTGGAATTACCGCACGCTGGCGCGTGCACTGCAGCCGGCGCGCCCCGTGTATGGCCTGCAGTCGCCTGCGCTCGACCCCGCGCAGCCGCTGCCGGGCAGCATCGATGCCATGGCCAACGACTACGTGCAGCGCGTGGTGGCCCTGCAGCCGCGCGGCCCCGTGCATCTGCTCGGCTGGTCGGTGGGTGGCATCCTGGCCCAGGCCATGGCCGTGCGCCTGCACGACATCGGGCGTGAGGTGGGCGAACTGGTGCTGCTGGATGCCTATCCCGCTGAATGCTGGCGGGCCGAACCCGAGCCCGACCCGATTGCCGCGCTGCGGGCGCTGCTGGCCATTGCCGGGCACGATCCCGACGCGCACCCGGAACTGGACAGCCGCGAGGCCATCCTGGCCTTCCTGCGCCAGGGCGGCAGCGCGCTGGGCAGCCTGCCGGATGTGGTGCTGGAAGGCGTGGTGCGCGCGGTGACCGGCACCAATCGATTGATCCGGGCCCACCACCACCGCCCGTACGTGGGCACGCTGGTGCATGTGCGGGCAGGGCGCGACCACGTGGCCCGGCCGCAACTGCAGTCGGCGCTGTGGCAGGCGCATGCGCTGGACGTACAGGCGCTGGAACTGCCGTTCCTGCACGCCGAACTGACCGGCCGCGACGCGGTGGCGCAACTGGCGCCGTGGCTGTCGGCACGCCTGCAGCACTGGGATGAACAACAGGAGATCGCAACATGCAGTTGA
- a CDS encoding phosphopantetheine-binding protein, with product MSAGAEPLTLERMRADLARVLDCTPGEIGDDDNLMDLDLDSMRMLGLVLAWGNTGLPLEFSQLAEHSTLRQWWTVVQRLQAAQAA from the coding sequence ATGAGCGCAGGCGCTGAACCGCTGACCCTGGAACGCATGCGCGCCGACCTGGCGCGGGTGCTGGACTGCACGCCGGGCGAGATCGGTGACGATGACAACCTGATGGATCTGGACCTGGATTCGATGCGCATGCTCGGCCTGGTGCTGGCCTGGGGCAATACCGGCCTGCCGCTGGAATTTTCGCAGCTGGCCGAACACAGCACGCTGCGCCAGTGGTGGACGGTGGTGCAGCGGCTGCAGGCTGCGCAGGCGGCATGA
- a CDS encoding isochorismatase family protein yields MALPRITPYALPTASELPAARGPWQPQRDRVALLVHDMQRYFLAAFDGEQAPLQPAVANIARLLAHCRAQGIPVFYTAQHGNQDRRDRGLQADLWGPGMQRGQAHEAIIDALAPQEGEHVLVKHRYSAFQRSNLETLMRVRGRDQLLVTGVYAHIGCTATVAEAFQRDIEAFIAADAVADFSRADHDQALYWIARTCGVPMTTDRLLELL; encoded by the coding sequence ATGGCGCTGCCCCGCATTACCCCTTACGCGCTGCCCACGGCCAGCGAACTGCCGGCCGCACGCGGCCCCTGGCAGCCCCAGCGCGACCGCGTGGCGCTGCTGGTGCACGACATGCAGCGCTACTTCCTGGCCGCCTTCGATGGCGAACAGGCACCGCTGCAGCCGGCCGTGGCCAACATCGCGCGGCTGCTGGCGCATTGCCGCGCGCAGGGCATTCCGGTGTTCTACACCGCCCAGCATGGCAACCAGGACCGGCGCGACCGTGGCCTGCAGGCCGATCTGTGGGGCCCGGGCATGCAGCGCGGGCAAGCGCATGAAGCGATCATCGACGCGTTGGCGCCGCAGGAAGGCGAGCACGTGCTGGTCAAGCACCGCTACAGCGCGTTCCAGCGCAGCAACCTGGAAACCCTGATGCGCGTACGCGGCCGCGACCAGTTGCTGGTCACTGGCGTCTATGCCCATATCGGCTGCACGGCGACCGTGGCCGAGGCCTTCCAGCGCGATATCGAAGCGTTCATCGCCGCCGATGCCGTGGCCGATTTCTCGCGTGCCGACCACGACCAGGCGCTGTACTGGATCGCCCGGACCTGCGGGGTGCCGATGACTACCGACCGACTGCTGGAGCTGCTGTGA
- a CDS encoding AMP-binding protein has product MTTPSVSHRVPLQQVWPAERAQRYRQAGYWRGETFPGFLRERAERYADDVAVVAGDTRLTYAQLWHEAGRIGAGLLALGLQPGDRVLLQLGNTASFISVACGLFRAGLVPVYALPAHRITELVHFATKAQVSAYVTTALHEGFDHRELARALQAAVPAVQQVVIDGEAAEFTALDALQGDRGTLPADPDPQSVAFLQISGGSTGLSKLIPRTHDDYLYSFRASNEICGIDRDSVYLVALPAAHNFPMSSPGFFGALYAGARVVMSPGPGPDAAFPLIAREKVTCCGLVPPLALLWAQAAASRSEDLSSLQVLQVGGAKLVPEAARRVVDGLGCTLQQVFGMAEGLVNYTRLDDPLELIVACQGRPISPDDEVRVVDDHDQPVAEGEVGHLITRGPYTINGYHNDPVANARAFTDDGFYRTGDRVQQLPGGYLVVQGRAGDHINRAGEKISAEEIEDHLLAHPAVFDAAVVSIPDEYLGERSCAFVIAQGEPIKAPALKAWMRTRGLAAFKVPDQVLFVDSFDTTAVGKISRRELRAQLRARHLQQTGGTR; this is encoded by the coding sequence ATGACCACGCCTTCTGTTTCCCACCGTGTTCCGCTGCAGCAGGTCTGGCCGGCCGAGCGCGCGCAGCGCTATCGCCAGGCCGGCTATTGGCGCGGCGAAACCTTCCCCGGCTTCCTGCGCGAGCGCGCCGAACGCTATGCCGACGATGTTGCCGTGGTTGCCGGGGATACCCGCCTGACCTACGCGCAGCTGTGGCATGAAGCCGGGCGCATCGGCGCCGGTCTGCTTGCACTCGGGCTGCAACCGGGTGACCGGGTGCTGCTGCAGCTGGGCAACACGGCCAGCTTCATCAGCGTGGCCTGTGGTCTGTTCCGCGCCGGGCTGGTTCCGGTGTACGCGCTGCCGGCGCACCGCATCACCGAACTGGTGCATTTCGCGACCAAGGCCCAGGTCAGTGCCTATGTCACCACGGCGCTGCACGAGGGCTTCGATCATCGCGAACTGGCGCGGGCCCTGCAGGCGGCGGTGCCGGCCGTGCAGCAGGTGGTGATCGATGGCGAGGCGGCCGAGTTCACCGCGCTGGATGCGCTGCAGGGCGACCGCGGCACGCTGCCGGCAGACCCTGACCCGCAGTCGGTGGCCTTCCTGCAGATTTCCGGGGGCAGCACTGGCCTGTCCAAACTGATTCCGCGCACGCACGACGATTACCTCTATTCGTTCCGCGCCAGCAACGAGATCTGCGGCATCGACCGCGACAGCGTGTATCTGGTGGCCCTGCCGGCTGCGCACAATTTCCCGATGAGCTCGCCCGGCTTCTTTGGTGCGCTGTACGCCGGTGCGCGCGTGGTGATGAGCCCGGGCCCCGGGCCTGACGCCGCATTTCCGCTGATTGCCCGCGAAAAAGTGACCTGCTGCGGCCTGGTGCCTCCGCTGGCCTTGCTGTGGGCGCAGGCGGCGGCCAGCCGTAGCGAGGACCTTTCCAGCCTGCAGGTGCTGCAGGTGGGCGGTGCCAAGCTGGTGCCCGAAGCCGCGCGGCGCGTGGTGGACGGGTTGGGCTGCACGCTGCAGCAGGTGTTCGGCATGGCCGAAGGGCTGGTGAACTACACCCGGCTGGACGACCCGCTGGAACTGATCGTGGCCTGCCAGGGCCGGCCGATCAGTCCCGACGACGAAGTGCGCGTGGTGGATGACCACGACCAGCCGGTGGCCGAAGGCGAAGTCGGCCACCTGATCACCCGCGGCCCGTACACGATCAATGGCTACCACAACGATCCGGTGGCCAATGCACGCGCCTTCACCGACGACGGTTTCTATCGCACCGGCGATCGCGTCCAGCAGCTGCCCGGCGGCTACCTGGTGGTGCAGGGCAGGGCCGGCGACCACATCAATCGTGCCGGCGAGAAGATTTCCGCCGAAGAGATCGAAGACCATCTGCTGGCGCACCCGGCGGTGTTCGACGCGGCCGTGGTCTCCATTCCCGATGAGTACCTGGGCGAGCGCAGCTGTGCCTTCGTCATTGCCCAGGGCGAGCCGATCAAGGCGCCGGCGCTGAAGGCCTGGATGCGCACCCGTGGCCTGGCCGCGTTCAAGGTGCCCGACCAGGTGCTGTTCGTGGACAGTTTCGATACCACGGCGGTCGGCAAGATCAGCCGCCGCGAACTGCGTGCGCAGCTGCGCGCGCGTCATCTGCAACAGACAGGAGGAACGCGCTGA
- a CDS encoding isochorismate synthase: MNDSIVLGDRNPDAALADTAINADQADLFVLQQAGQQVHARGCRARLPAGALTTLADRVADFFSQQRGGPGLLVGAVPFEPRADDALFQPERLLPALPLRPQAAPVLQGALQAEPSAQAYADAVAQAVLALRDSDDPLHKVVLARSLLAQTQQPLAPDALLARLGADPSVATYAVPLPVDPAQPPAWLVGATPELLLRKRGAQVLSHPLAGSARRSADPAQDQAAAQALLASRKDHDEHRHVVEAIVAALSPWCRQVDAQPRPVLHATASMWHLGTRIHATLDDPSTPAAQLLAALHPTPAVCGTPQQAALQRIRALEPVPRGFYAGAVGWLDAQGDGDWYVAIRCARLQGRQLRLYAGAGIVAESSPQAEVAETAAKFTALLNALGVHDPAPLQEILS, from the coding sequence ATGAACGATTCGATCGTGTTGGGTGATCGCAACCCCGATGCAGCGCTGGCCGACACGGCGATCAACGCCGATCAGGCCGACCTGTTCGTGCTGCAGCAGGCGGGCCAGCAGGTGCATGCGCGCGGCTGCCGTGCGCGGCTGCCTGCCGGTGCACTGACCACGCTGGCCGACCGCGTAGCGGATTTCTTCAGCCAGCAGCGCGGTGGTCCGGGGCTGCTGGTCGGCGCGGTACCGTTCGAGCCGCGCGCCGACGATGCGTTGTTCCAACCCGAGCGCCTGTTGCCGGCGCTGCCGCTGCGGCCACAGGCCGCACCGGTACTGCAGGGTGCGTTGCAGGCCGAGCCGTCCGCACAGGCCTACGCCGATGCGGTGGCGCAGGCGGTGCTGGCCCTGCGTGACAGCGACGACCCGTTGCACAAGGTGGTGCTGGCGCGCAGCCTGCTGGCGCAGACGCAGCAGCCGTTGGCGCCGGATGCGCTGCTGGCGCGCCTGGGCGCCGACCCGTCGGTGGCGACCTACGCGGTGCCGCTGCCGGTCGACCCGGCGCAGCCGCCGGCCTGGCTGGTGGGCGCAACGCCGGAGCTGCTGCTGCGCAAGCGCGGTGCCCAGGTGTTGTCGCATCCGCTGGCTGGTTCGGCCCGACGCAGCGCCGACCCTGCCCAGGACCAGGCCGCTGCGCAGGCGCTGCTGGCCTCGCGCAAGGATCACGACGAACACCGCCACGTGGTCGAGGCCATCGTGGCCGCGCTGTCACCGTGGTGCCGCCAGGTGGACGCGCAGCCGCGCCCGGTGCTGCATGCCACCGCCAGCATGTGGCACCTGGGCACGCGCATCCACGCCACGCTGGATGATCCGTCCACGCCGGCAGCGCAGCTGCTGGCCGCCCTGCATCCCACCCCGGCGGTGTGTGGCACGCCGCAACAGGCTGCGCTGCAGCGCATCCGCGCACTGGAACCGGTGCCGCGCGGCTTCTATGCCGGTGCCGTGGGCTGGCTCGACGCGCAGGGCGATGGTGACTGGTACGTTGCGATCCGCTGTGCGCGACTGCAGGGCCGCCAGCTGCGGCTGTATGCCGGCGCCGGCATCGTCGCCGAATCCTCGCCGCAGGCCGAAGTGGCCGAAACGGCGGCCAAGTTCACCGCCTTGTTGAATGCGCTGGGGGTCCATGACCCGGCGCCGCTGCAGGAAATCCTGTCATGA
- a CDS encoding MFS transporter yields the protein MNARPVVAGLPALVLAALIGTMAMMSFVAVIGPVVRLLGLAEWHAGLSVTAAGVLWMLAARPWGLLSDRIGRKRVLLVAMSAYTVVYIGLAVFIDRALQSVPAVLVSVAVLVGTRGLIGLFYAAVPPTAAALIADQSPPGQRTQLLARLGSANALGMVLGPAAAGWLAYRNLPLALYAAALLPLLALALLAWRLPATPPVAANAAQKRTPLARMDARVRLPQLTAFLAMISVTIAQVTVGFFAIDRLALDAAAGARMAGLALTAVGVGLILAQVLVMKLDVHPRRWIALGALIGGLGFASVALVQQPWQLPAAYAIAAFGMGFVFPSFQALAADAVEPHEQGAAAGTVAAAQGVGMVVGPMLGTLLYRANASLPYLMVGVLLLLLCALALAHRRTEAA from the coding sequence ATGAATGCACGTCCCGTCGTCGCCGGTCTGCCGGCATTGGTGTTGGCTGCCCTGATCGGCACCATGGCGATGATGTCCTTCGTCGCGGTCATCGGCCCGGTGGTGCGCTTGCTGGGCCTGGCCGAATGGCATGCCGGTCTGTCGGTTACCGCCGCCGGTGTGCTGTGGATGCTCGCCGCCCGCCCGTGGGGCCTGCTGAGCGACCGCATCGGCCGCAAGCGTGTGCTGCTGGTGGCCATGAGCGCCTACACGGTGGTCTACATCGGCCTGGCGGTGTTCATCGACCGCGCGCTGCAGTCGGTGCCGGCGGTGCTGGTGTCGGTGGCGGTGCTGGTCGGCACGCGCGGTCTGATCGGGCTGTTCTATGCCGCCGTGCCGCCGACGGCCGCGGCGCTGATCGCCGATCAGTCACCGCCGGGGCAGCGCACGCAGTTGCTGGCGCGGCTGGGCAGCGCCAATGCGCTGGGCATGGTGCTGGGGCCGGCCGCGGCCGGTTGGTTGGCCTACCGCAATCTGCCGCTGGCCCTGTACGCCGCCGCGCTGCTGCCGTTGCTGGCGCTGGCGCTGCTGGCCTGGCGCCTGCCGGCCACGCCACCGGTGGCGGCCAACGCGGCACAGAAGCGCACGCCGTTGGCGCGCATGGATGCACGCGTGCGGCTGCCGCAGCTGACCGCGTTCCTGGCCATGATCTCGGTCACGATCGCCCAGGTTACGGTCGGTTTCTTTGCGATTGATCGGCTGGCGCTGGACGCCGCCGCCGGCGCGCGCATGGCGGGCCTGGCGCTTACCGCGGTCGGCGTCGGCCTGATCCTGGCGCAGGTGCTGGTGATGAAGCTGGACGTGCATCCGCGGCGCTGGATCGCGCTGGGCGCGTTGATCGGCGGCCTGGGCTTCGCCTCGGTCGCGCTGGTGCAGCAGCCCTGGCAGCTGCCGGCGGCCTACGCCATCGCGGCGTTCGGCATGGGCTTTGTGTTCCCGTCCTTCCAGGCGCTGGCCGCCGATGCGGTGGAACCGCATGAGCAGGGTGCCGCCGCCGGTACCGTGGCCGCCGCGCAGGGCGTGGGCATGGTGGTCGGGCCGATGCTGGGCACGCTGCTGTACCGCGCCAACGCCAGCCTGCCGTACCTGATGGTGGGCGTGCTGCTGTTGCTGCTGTGCGCACTGGCGCTGGCCCACCGTCGCACGGAGGCCGCATGA
- a CDS encoding DUF3817 domain-containing protein, with the protein MTPRSPLHPFGRAFAIVAFIEALTWAGLLLGMWLKYGPADTVALVKLFGPLHGGAFLVYVAVSLLAALRLRWPWWATGLALLAAIPPLVTLPLEWWFRRRGLLSARSVG; encoded by the coding sequence GTGACCCCACGTTCCCCCCTGCACCCGTTCGGGCGCGCGTTCGCCATCGTTGCCTTCATCGAGGCGCTCACCTGGGCCGGGCTGCTGCTGGGCATGTGGCTGAAGTACGGCCCCGCCGACACTGTGGCGCTGGTGAAGCTGTTTGGTCCGCTACATGGCGGGGCCTTCCTGGTCTACGTGGCGGTCAGCCTGCTGGCGGCGCTGCGCCTGCGCTGGCCGTGGTGGGCCACCGGGCTGGCCCTGCTGGCGGCGATTCCGCCGCTGGTCACGCTGCCGCTGGAATGGTGGTTCCGCCGCCGGGGCCTGCTGTCGGCGCGTAGCGTCGGCTGA
- a CDS encoding TIGR03571 family LLM class oxidoreductase yields MSDFNAAHARVFPSQGLSLGLMTPLAAHGLADLRSARAHARLADDLGFAALWARDVPLMVPQGPDATASALDDPFLWLAALAGATERIGLGTAAIVLPLRHPLHVAKAARSLDRISEGRFILGLGSGDRPEEFAAFGEDLDHRGAAFRQRWWVLRAALSPDAHAQAELADATGGFAVLPPPQQRIPMLVVGTARQSLQWIARDAEGWATYHREEGAQEGRIGLWQQALAQAGAAKPFVQSMQLDLQADPHAPATPLPLGMKVGRHGLQAYLQRVHAQGVAHVMFNLVDNGRPVQAVLEEIASVGL; encoded by the coding sequence ATGAGCGATTTCAATGCCGCCCATGCGCGGGTGTTTCCATCGCAGGGCCTCAGTCTGGGCCTGATGACCCCGCTGGCCGCGCACGGTCTGGCCGACCTGCGCAGCGCACGTGCGCATGCACGGCTGGCCGACGATCTGGGCTTTGCCGCGCTATGGGCGCGCGATGTGCCGCTGATGGTGCCGCAGGGGCCGGATGCGACGGCCAGCGCACTCGATGATCCGTTCCTGTGGCTGGCAGCGCTGGCCGGTGCCACCGAGCGCATTGGGCTGGGCACCGCGGCCATCGTGCTGCCGCTGCGGCATCCGCTGCATGTGGCCAAGGCCGCGCGCAGCCTGGACCGGATCAGCGAGGGGCGCTTCATCCTCGGCCTGGGTTCGGGTGACCGCCCGGAAGAGTTCGCCGCGTTCGGCGAAGACCTGGACCATCGCGGTGCGGCGTTCCGCCAGCGCTGGTGGGTGTTGCGCGCGGCGCTGTCGCCCGACGCGCATGCGCAGGCCGAACTGGCCGATGCCACCGGTGGCTTTGCGGTACTGCCGCCGCCGCAGCAGCGTATTCCCATGCTGGTGGTGGGCACGGCGCGGCAGAGCCTGCAGTGGATCGCACGCGACGCCGAGGGCTGGGCCACCTATCACCGCGAAGAAGGCGCACAGGAAGGCCGCATCGGGCTGTGGCAACAGGCGCTGGCCCAGGCCGGCGCCGCCAAGCCGTTCGTGCAATCGATGCAGCTGGATCTGCAGGCCGATCCGCACGCGCCGGCCACGCCATTGCCATTGGGCATGAAAGTGGGCCGCCACGGTCTGCAGGCGTATCTGCAGCGCGTGCATGCGCAGGGCGTGGCGCATGTGATGTTCAACCTGGTCGACAACGGGCGGCCGGTGCAGGCGGTGCTTGAGGAAATCGCGTCGGTCGGGCTGTGA
- a CDS encoding GNAT family N-acetyltransferase: protein MHRIRPALAQDTPAISAVCMAAFEQAVAPTLSDQGVATFTAVAAPAAFGDRLQGDNHILVAEQDARIVGVVELKEGRHLTMLFVAPACQGKGIGHALLQAVLPHLRTPQMSVSASLNAVPTYQRYGFVLDGEVAESHGLVYQPLTLAAPPRH, encoded by the coding sequence ATGCACAGGATCCGCCCCGCCCTCGCCCAGGACACCCCGGCGATCAGCGCCGTGTGCATGGCCGCGTTCGAACAGGCGGTGGCGCCCACCCTGAGCGACCAGGGTGTCGCGACGTTTACTGCGGTGGCCGCGCCTGCCGCTTTCGGCGATCGCCTGCAGGGCGACAACCACATCCTGGTGGCCGAACAGGACGCGCGCATCGTGGGCGTGGTGGAACTGAAGGAGGGCCGGCACCTGACGATGTTGTTCGTGGCCCCGGCCTGCCAGGGCAAGGGCATCGGCCATGCGCTGCTGCAGGCGGTACTGCCGCACCTGCGCACGCCGCAGATGAGCGTCAGCGCGTCACTGAATGCCGTGCCCACCTACCAGCGCTACGGCTTCGTGCTGGATGGCGAAGTGGCCGAATCGCACGGACTGGTCTACCAGCCGCTGACCCTGGCCGCCCCGCCCCGGCACTGA